The following nucleotide sequence is from Chloroflexota bacterium.
TTACTCAAACTAGCATCTGACTATTTCGGTATTGCTACACTGGGGTTCGCTATGATGGTTTTCAGTGCCCTCCAGAACGCCGACAAGGTTATCCCAACCATGAAGGGAGCACGAGGCATGGTGGGCATCCCTCGTCTGACAACATGGACATGGGCCTTTGTGCTGACGGTGGCGGTCATTATTATCACCCGCAACTTGCGTTACTCCAGCGTAGGCCGAGCAATCGTTTCGGTGCGCGAGGATGAAATAGCAGCCAAAGCGATGGGCATTGATGTCGCCCGTTACAAAACTTTAGCCTTCACCATTGGTGCGCTCTTTGCTGGACTGGCGGGCGGTCTTTATGCTCATCTGTACACCTTCTTACATCCGAGCACCTTCAACTTCATCAAGGGATTTGACCCGCTTATCATCATCGTCTTTGGTGGACTGGGTAGTATTACTGGCACGATTGTGGCCTCAGCAGGATGGGCATTCCTTTTGGAAGGGTTACGCGTGCTTCTGCCTCAGGGGTTTGAGGCTTGGCGCTTCGTTATCTATCCTGTCCTGTTGCTGCTTATCATGCTCTTGCGGCCACAGGGGTTGTTTGGGGGTGTGGAACTGGGCTGGCTGAGACCGCCGAAAGTAGTCCGCCGGGAAATACCCACCCCAGCGGTCAGGCCGGTAGAGGTGGTCGCCAATCCTGACAAACATTCATCAGAGAGCGGAGGGGTAGCCCAATGAATGGTCGTCCCGATTCTGCACCGAGGTTCGATGGTGTCCCCGTCTTAGAAATCCAGGGGTTGACCAAGTATTTCGGCGGCCTGAAGGCTGTGAGTAACTTTGACGTGACTATTCATCAGGGAGAATTGGTGGGACTGATTGGCCCTAACGGTGCAGGTAAAACCACCGTATTCAATATGATCACGGGTCTCTATACTTTGAGCGCTGGGGATATTCGCTTCCAAGGACAATCAGTGGTTGGTATGGAGCCACATGCCATCACCCAATTAGGCATTGCCCGCACGTTTCAGAACATCCGCCTTTTTCCCAACCTGACCGTGCTGGATAACGTTCGGATTGCTTATCACCCTCATGCCGGCTATGGCATTGGTGAGGCTATCACCCGACTGGGCCGCTTTGGTCATCGGGAGAAAGAACTCACCGAAAAGGCGTTGGACTTCCTCGCCGTGTTCAATTTGGCCGACCGACACGACGAGATCGCCCGCAACCTGCCTTATGGCGAACAACGACGGCTGGAAATCGCGCGTGCCCTGGCTTCAGAGCCCAAATTGCTGTTGCTGGACGAGCCCGCAGCAGGCATGAACCCACAAGAAGTGGTGAGACTAATGGACCTCATTCACTTTATTCGTGATCGCTTTAAGTTGACCATCTTTCTCATCGAGCACCAGATGCGTGTGGTCATGGGCATTTGCGAGTGGATCACGGTGATGGATTTCGGTGAGGTCATTGCCCGGGGCACACCCAAAGAGGTTCGAGACGACCCTAAAGTCATCGAGGCATACCTGGGTTCAGGTGCTGCTCTGCACCTAGTAGCCTAGAAGAGGTTTATTATATGCTGC
It contains:
- a CDS encoding branched-chain amino acid ABC transporter permease → MKILRAIPSWITSAVVALALYFGVEWLFRQGKLTIYWQQVCQMAGIMAITSLGLNVIYGFNGQFSLGHIGFYAIGAYTSALITKDWQTQWSGVRTGALAGVLALELALVMAGVVFMLLRVGRLQKRLRETLSRWLNQFEVGFLSFLVLAVALIISMAVGIGVMKGVFAALPGFLENLLGRLPAQMATQVVFFLALICGALLASIVALIIGLPLLKLASDYFGIATLGFAMMVFSALQNADKVIPTMKGARGMVGIPRLTTWTWAFVLTVAVIIITRNLRYSSVGRAIVSVREDEIAAKAMGIDVARYKTLAFTIGALFAGLAGGLYAHLYTFLHPSTFNFIKGFDPLIIIVFGGLGSITGTIVASAGWAFLLEGLRVLLPQGFEAWRFVIYPVLLLLIMLLRPQGLFGGVELGWLRPPKVVRREIPTPAVRPVEVVANPDKHSSESGGVAQ
- a CDS encoding ABC transporter ATP-binding protein is translated as MNGRPDSAPRFDGVPVLEIQGLTKYFGGLKAVSNFDVTIHQGELVGLIGPNGAGKTTVFNMITGLYTLSAGDIRFQGQSVVGMEPHAITQLGIARTFQNIRLFPNLTVLDNVRIAYHPHAGYGIGEAITRLGRFGHREKELTEKALDFLAVFNLADRHDEIARNLPYGEQRRLEIARALASEPKLLLLDEPAAGMNPQEVVRLMDLIHFIRDRFKLTIFLIEHQMRVVMGICEWITVMDFGEVIARGTPKEVRDDPKVIEAYLGSGAALHLVA